Proteins co-encoded in one Chloroflexota bacterium genomic window:
- a CDS encoding GNAT family protein: protein MTTDDWPPLSESIQTPRLLLRRYRLSDAEDVFAYAHDPVWARFLPGVPEPYERHHADEFVASHVLKDWRTESHWALEHAGRVVGHVGLTPAPRHGRVELGYELARWLWGRGLMTEAASAVIDEAFRKLPLRKILAHAIAANVGSTRVMEKVGMRHEVTLRQHWVFRGQAYDAVNYGLIREEWERIAGNPSGGENAQRP from the coding sequence ATGACCACTGACGACTGGCCGCCGCTTTCGGAGTCGATCCAAACGCCGCGGCTGCTCCTGCGGCGGTATCGACTCAGCGACGCGGAGGACGTCTTCGCCTATGCCCACGACCCGGTGTGGGCGCGCTTTCTCCCCGGGGTCCCCGAGCCCTACGAGCGGCACCATGCCGACGAGTTTGTCGCGTCGCACGTCCTGAAGGACTGGCGCACCGAGTCTCATTGGGCGCTCGAGCACGCGGGCCGCGTGGTCGGACACGTGGGGCTAACACCGGCGCCTCGGCATGGACGGGTGGAGCTGGGCTACGAACTGGCCCGGTGGTTGTGGGGCCGCGGTCTCATGACCGAAGCCGCGTCGGCGGTGATCGACGAGGCGTTCCGAAAGCTCCCACTCCGCAAGATCCTCGCCCACGCGATTGCCGCCAACGTCGGCTCGACGCGGGTGATGGAGAAGGTCGGCATGCGGCACGAGGTAACGCTGCGCCAGCACTGGGTCTTCCGCGGTCAGGCCTATGACGCGGTGAACTACGGCCTCATACGCGAAGAGTGGGAACGGATCGCGGGGAATCCGAGCGGCGGGGAAAACGCACAACGTCCGTAG
- a CDS encoding cytochrome c biogenesis protein CcdA: protein MSAGDASAAMSKPRKRPKSAAILAYAIPAAVVGALIGVLVSVQGNAEAALADFAGALPIGFAAAAGLVASVNPCGFFMLPSYIAYQLGTEEAGYDKIAAPLRLARALGVAITATLGFVLIFVAFGAVVSAGGSALGQVFPYLGLVIGIAMVGFGVFLLVSHRYVGILAASRIQVTPRRNLGNAFVFGIAYAVGSLSCTLPIFMVVVGGSLATEGFFESLSQYVAYSLGMGVVIVAVTLGAALFRDAISRWLRGALPHVHRASSFFMLGAGAYLIWYWLVFADIFGVFL from the coding sequence ATGAGCGCCGGCGACGCCTCGGCGGCGATGTCGAAGCCGCGCAAGCGCCCCAAGAGCGCCGCGATCCTGGCCTATGCCATCCCGGCCGCGGTGGTCGGGGCGCTGATCGGCGTCCTGGTCTCCGTTCAAGGAAACGCTGAAGCCGCACTGGCCGACTTTGCCGGGGCGCTGCCCATCGGGTTTGCCGCCGCGGCAGGACTTGTCGCCAGCGTGAATCCGTGCGGCTTCTTCATGCTGCCGTCGTACATCGCCTATCAGTTGGGCACCGAGGAAGCCGGCTACGACAAGATTGCGGCGCCACTACGCCTGGCCCGCGCCTTGGGTGTGGCCATCACGGCGACCCTGGGGTTCGTGCTGATCTTCGTTGCGTTCGGAGCGGTCGTGTCCGCGGGCGGCTCGGCGCTTGGTCAGGTCTTTCCCTACCTGGGATTGGTCATTGGGATCGCGATGGTCGGGTTCGGGGTCTTTCTACTCGTGTCCCATCGCTACGTAGGCATCCTCGCGGCCAGCCGCATTCAGGTGACGCCGCGCCGCAACCTTGGCAACGCCTTCGTCTTCGGAATCGCCTACGCCGTCGGATCGCTCAGCTGCACGCTGCCGATTTTCATGGTCGTGGTGGGCGGGTCGCTCGCGACGGAGGGATTCTTCGAGTCCCTCAGCCAATACGTGGCTTATTCGCTGGGCATGGGCGTGGTGATCGTGGCGGTGACGCTGGGTGCGGCGCTGTTTCGCGACGCGATATCACGCTGGCTGCGCGGCGCGCTGCCGCACGTCCACCGCGCCAGTTCATTCTTCATGCTCGGCGCCGGCGCCTACCTCATCTGGTACTGGCTGGTCTTCGCCGACATTTTCGGGGTGTTCCTGTAG